A genome region from Dendrosporobacter quercicolus includes the following:
- a CDS encoding GlsB/YeaQ/YmgE family stress response membrane protein has protein sequence MLWFLIIGIIAGWLAGNVMKGGGFGLIGDLIIGVAGSFIGGYLFSLLGISTYGTIGEIAMATFGAIILLWLIRIF, from the coding sequence ATGCTTTGGTTTCTGATCATTGGTATTATTGCGGGTTGGTTAGCTGGTAATGTTATGAAAGGCGGAGGATTTGGCCTTATCGGTGATTTAATCATCGGTGTAGCAGGCTCTTTTATCGGCGGCTATTTGTTTAGTCTTTTAGGTATCAGCACCTATGGCACAATCGGTGAAATCGCCATGGCAACTTTTGGAGCGATTATACTGTTGTGGCTTATACGAATTTTTTAA
- a CDS encoding ATP-dependent helicase, producing the protein MSDILAGLNEQQRQAVTTTEGFIRVIAGAGSGKTRALSHRFAYLVNEIGIMPANILCVTFTNKSANEMKQRIRRLTGDSDTGYISTFHSFCVAVLQEDINAVQYPKRFLVLDNADIDAMLKIIYEERGLTLRHMTFAKARDMIEIRKIFKDPEYYEPMIAFSLDELQQRYLHAVETDDIIFWGYLYQQKKYFGLDYNDLIKYVLHIFSVNEAIRLKWQQRLEYIMIDEYQDIDELQYRLMKVLCAYHKNLFIVGDPDQTIYTWRGASVRYILDFDKEFPNVRTLMMMANYRSTPQIVAVANSLIGNNKHRMKKDLLPVLPDGAKVVYHHAKTAETEAKWIAAEIKELIANGVKLGDIAILYRAHYISRMLEEVLLKEEVPYKIYSGVQFFGRMEIKDALSYLRLIAYKDDLSFLRVANVPKRNIGERRMKFLQDYAGQNRCSLYNAFERTIDNEIFKSTKAQRFLALIERFSAGHQDLPVSELLNAVLDQSGYEVMLRTEGSQERLDNLAELKQSVYEYEISCGEECTLEDYLAHVALLTNTDALSGQNAVKLMTVHTAKGLEFPHVFLCGLEEGVFPSRKTATLEGMEEERRLAFVAFTRAKKALFITDAEGRNFDGSYRYPSRFIFNVDKTLLAYTNELEDSLVYETNWNITSSERMLVMQASGPVFKPGDRVVHSIMGAGAVVDIDHDKAAYVIKFDDLGTVRKINFKAKLEAEGAFNG; encoded by the coding sequence ATGAGCGATATATTAGCGGGGCTCAACGAGCAGCAGCGACAGGCTGTAACTACTACGGAAGGCTTTATCCGCGTGATCGCCGGCGCGGGTTCCGGCAAGACGCGGGCGCTGTCGCACCGGTTTGCCTATCTGGTAAACGAGATTGGCATCATGCCGGCCAACATTCTCTGCGTCACCTTTACCAATAAATCCGCAAATGAAATGAAACAACGTATCCGCCGGCTTACCGGCGACAGCGATACAGGCTATATCAGCACATTCCACAGCTTTTGCGTAGCCGTTTTACAGGAGGATATCAATGCGGTACAGTATCCGAAGCGTTTTCTCGTGCTGGATAACGCCGATATCGACGCCATGCTGAAGATCATCTATGAGGAGCGCGGTCTCACGCTGCGCCATATGACCTTTGCCAAAGCGCGGGACATGATCGAAATACGCAAGATATTCAAAGATCCCGAGTACTACGAGCCGATGATCGCGTTCTCTTTGGACGAGCTGCAGCAAAGGTACCTGCATGCCGTGGAAACAGACGACATTATTTTCTGGGGCTATCTTTATCAGCAAAAGAAATACTTCGGCCTGGACTACAACGACCTGATCAAATATGTACTGCATATATTCAGCGTCAACGAGGCGATCCGATTAAAGTGGCAACAGCGGCTGGAATACATCATGATCGACGAGTATCAGGACATCGATGAACTGCAGTATCGCCTGATGAAAGTATTGTGTGCTTACCACAAAAACCTGTTTATTGTAGGGGACCCGGACCAGACCATCTACACCTGGCGGGGAGCCAGTGTACGCTATATACTGGACTTTGACAAAGAATTCCCTAATGTCCGCACCCTCATGATGATGGCTAATTATCGCTCGACACCGCAGATTGTGGCTGTAGCCAACTCTCTGATCGGAAACAATAAACACCGTATGAAAAAGGATTTGCTCCCGGTGCTGCCGGATGGTGCCAAGGTTGTCTACCATCACGCCAAAACAGCGGAGACGGAGGCCAAATGGATAGCGGCTGAAATTAAAGAGCTAATCGCTAATGGCGTGAAGCTCGGCGATATTGCCATCCTATACCGGGCCCATTACATTTCCCGCATGCTGGAAGAGGTATTGCTGAAGGAAGAAGTCCCGTACAAAATCTATAGCGGCGTGCAGTTTTTCGGCCGTATGGAGATCAAGGACGCGTTGTCTTATTTGCGGCTGATAGCCTATAAGGACGACTTGTCTTTCCTGCGGGTGGCTAACGTGCCCAAGCGCAACATCGGCGAACGGCGAATGAAGTTTTTGCAGGACTACGCCGGGCAGAACCGGTGCTCGCTTTACAATGCCTTCGAGCGGACAATTGATAACGAAATTTTCAAGAGCACCAAGGCACAGCGGTTTCTGGCCCTGATCGAGCGTTTTTCGGCAGGCCATCAGGATTTGCCTGTCTCCGAACTGCTGAACGCGGTCCTCGACCAGAGCGGCTATGAGGTGATGCTCCGGACGGAAGGCAGCCAGGAGCGGCTGGATAATCTGGCTGAACTGAAGCAGTCGGTTTATGAATACGAGATATCCTGTGGCGAGGAATGCACGCTGGAAGACTATCTTGCCCATGTGGCACTGCTGACAAACACCGACGCTCTTTCCGGCCAGAACGCGGTCAAGCTGATGACCGTGCATACGGCGAAGGGCCTGGAGTTCCCCCATGTGTTTCTCTGCGGCCTGGAGGAAGGCGTGTTCCCATCGAGGAAGACCGCAACCCTCGAGGGCATGGAGGAGGAACGCCGGCTGGCCTTCGTCGCCTTCACCCGGGCGAAAAAAGCGCTGTTCATCACCGATGCGGAAGGACGCAATTTTGACGGCTCGTATCGCTATCCGTCCCGTTTCATCTTTAATGTGGACAAGACTCTGCTTGCCTACACGAATGAATTGGAGGACAGTTTGGTATATGAAACAAACTGGAATATCACTAGTAGCGAGAGAATGCTGGTAATGCAAGCTTCCGGGCCGGTCTTCAAGCCGGGTGACCGGGTTGTCCACAGCATTATGGGAGCCGGAGCAGTGGTCGATATCGATCACGACAAAGCCGCCTACGTGATCAAGTTCGATGACCTCGGGACAGTGCGAAAAATTAACTTTAAAGCGAAGCTTGAAGCAGAGGGTGCTTTTAATGGCTAG
- a CDS encoding glycerol dehydrogenase, whose product MAQAIAFPGKYIQGDNALLRIGKYVAPLGNSVLIIASQGRLSDLKGIAEASFKDAGVAVAYAVFGGECSKQEVERLRELAKSGQCNVIVGMGGGKVIDTAKAVAYYEKAPLVIIPTVASCDAPTSSVVVYYNEDGAFQEVLLTRRNPNIVLVDTRIIANSPARLLVAGMGDALATYFEARTCVESYRRNLAGGTFTLTSYALAKLCYQTLLTDGFSAKLAIENKVVTKALENVIEANTLLSGIGFESNGVSVAHSIYDGFMIMSNAHDMYHGEWVAFGTLVLLILENRSKQEIKEVVEFCLNVGLPTTLSDLGMEKISREQLFKVAQAATAPKESIHNEPFPVTADDVVAAILVADATGRNFNRIIDKAAAKP is encoded by the coding sequence ATGGCTCAAGCAATCGCGTTTCCAGGGAAATATATCCAAGGTGACAATGCGTTGCTCCGTATCGGCAAATATGTCGCTCCTTTAGGCAATTCCGTTCTGATCATTGCCAGCCAGGGACGGCTCAGCGACCTGAAAGGCATCGCTGAGGCAAGCTTTAAAGATGCCGGTGTCGCGGTAGCATACGCGGTTTTTGGCGGCGAATGCTCTAAGCAAGAGGTGGAGCGTTTGCGTGAGCTGGCGAAAAGCGGCCAGTGTAACGTTATTGTTGGAATGGGTGGCGGTAAAGTAATCGATACAGCCAAAGCCGTGGCCTATTATGAAAAGGCTCCGTTGGTAATTATTCCTACGGTGGCGTCCTGTGACGCGCCTACCAGCTCGGTGGTTGTTTATTATAATGAGGATGGGGCTTTCCAGGAGGTCCTTTTAACAAGAAGAAACCCCAATATCGTATTGGTGGACACAAGAATTATCGCCAACAGTCCTGCCCGTTTGCTGGTTGCAGGCATGGGCGATGCTTTAGCCACTTATTTTGAAGCTCGCACTTGTGTGGAAAGCTATCGACGCAACTTGGCGGGAGGGACATTTACGCTGACCTCTTATGCTCTTGCTAAACTATGTTATCAAACCTTACTCACTGACGGGTTTTCCGCAAAGTTGGCGATCGAGAACAAGGTTGTCACCAAGGCACTGGAGAATGTAATCGAAGCGAATACTCTGTTGAGCGGCATTGGTTTTGAGAGTAACGGCGTTTCCGTCGCTCACTCAATTTATGATGGGTTTATGATAATGTCCAATGCTCACGATATGTATCATGGCGAGTGGGTAGCTTTTGGTACGTTAGTGTTGCTAATTCTTGAAAATCGTTCAAAACAAGAAATCAAAGAAGTGGTGGAATTTTGCCTGAACGTCGGGTTGCCGACGACACTGTCTGATCTGGGGATGGAGAAAATTTCGCGTGAGCAACTGTTCAAGGTGGCTCAGGCTGCCACGGCGCCAAAAGAATCGATTCACAACGAGCCGTTTCCGGTAACCGCTGACGATGTTGTGGCTGCGATACTGGTTGCGGATGCAACCGGCCGAAACTTTAATAGAATTATCGACAAGGCGGCAGCTAAGCCCTAA
- a CDS encoding GtrA family protein: protein MLSRNRGLLNQFIRYFCVGGISALADWSLFYVLHLKIGYHYIAAAAGSFILSVIVNFFLGREFVFKNQCKFNASLEALSILAINTTGLLLDLLIIALAIELAHIDPMTAKIGATGLVFFWNFLLRRWWLYSC from the coding sequence ATGTTATCTCGAAATAGGGGCTTACTGAATCAGTTTATACGCTATTTCTGCGTTGGCGGTATTTCGGCCCTGGCAGACTGGAGCTTATTTTACGTTCTGCACCTGAAAATTGGCTATCATTATATAGCTGCGGCGGCCGGCAGCTTTATATTATCCGTTATCGTCAACTTTTTCCTGGGAAGAGAGTTTGTCTTTAAAAATCAGTGCAAGTTCAATGCAAGCCTCGAGGCCTTAAGTATACTAGCCATAAATACCACTGGCTTATTGCTTGACCTGTTGATTATAGCCTTAGCTATTGAATTGGCACATATCGATCCGATGACAGCCAAGATTGGGGCTACCGGCCTCGTGTTTTTCTGGAATTTTTTACTGCGCAGATGGTGGCTGTACTCCTGTTAA